The following proteins are encoded in a genomic region of Acidimicrobiales bacterium:
- the miaB gene encoding tRNA (N6-isopentenyl adenosine(37)-C2)-methylthiotransferase MiaB, with product MGRTYLIRTFGCQMNEHDSERIAGLLESDGMEATDDVESADVVVLNTCCIRENADNKLYGHLGHLKSLKDRRPDMQIAVAGCLAQKDRDLIQARAPHTDVVFGTHNVASATTLLARARHEGPVMEILEESDAFPSALPARRDVPWAAWVTIQIGCDNACAFCIVPSVRGREISRPPEAVVAEVERLARNGTVEVTLLGQNVNSYGRDLTRRGPLFSSLLRSVGAVDGIRRVRWTSPHPKDLRPETIEAMADVATVCEHLHLPLQSGSDRILAGMHRGYTAQRYLQRLAAARAAVPDLAVTTDVIVGFPGETDDDFAATLDVVSEAGYDSAYTFAFSPRTGTEAAALTDRFVAPDVVAERFERLKVVVERSALARHQARVGRIEEVVVEGPSRKDASVLTGRTRQNKLVHFASSGPLGAGTFATVRVTGAAPHHLTGDLVEVTARPRHRIRIPVSAGE from the coding sequence ATGGGCCGCACGTACCTGATCCGCACCTTCGGGTGCCAGATGAACGAGCACGATTCCGAGCGCATCGCCGGGCTCCTGGAGTCCGATGGCATGGAGGCCACGGACGACGTGGAGTCCGCCGACGTCGTCGTGCTGAACACGTGTTGCATCCGCGAGAACGCCGACAACAAGCTGTACGGCCACCTCGGCCACCTCAAGTCGCTCAAGGACCGGCGGCCGGACATGCAGATCGCCGTCGCCGGCTGCCTGGCCCAGAAGGACCGGGACCTGATCCAGGCGCGTGCGCCCCACACCGACGTGGTGTTCGGCACCCACAACGTGGCATCGGCGACCACCTTGCTGGCCCGGGCGCGCCACGAGGGACCGGTGATGGAGATCCTCGAGGAGTCCGATGCGTTCCCCTCGGCCCTCCCCGCCCGTCGCGACGTCCCGTGGGCGGCCTGGGTCACCATCCAGATCGGCTGCGACAACGCATGCGCGTTCTGCATCGTTCCGTCGGTGCGCGGGCGCGAGATCAGCCGGCCCCCCGAGGCGGTGGTGGCCGAGGTCGAGCGCCTCGCCCGCAACGGCACGGTCGAGGTGACGCTGCTCGGCCAGAACGTGAACTCCTACGGGCGCGATCTCACCCGGCGGGGCCCGCTGTTCTCCTCGCTGCTGCGGTCGGTCGGCGCGGTCGACGGGATCCGCCGGGTCCGCTGGACGAGCCCGCACCCGAAGGACCTGCGCCCGGAGACCATCGAGGCGATGGCCGACGTGGCCACGGTGTGCGAGCACCTGCACCTGCCCCTCCAGTCCGGAAGCGACAGGATCCTTGCCGGCATGCACCGCGGCTACACGGCGCAGCGCTATCTGCAGAGGCTGGCGGCCGCCCGCGCCGCCGTGCCGGATCTGGCCGTGACCACCGACGTCATCGTTGGGTTCCCCGGCGAGACGGACGACGACTTCGCCGCCACCCTCGACGTGGTGTCCGAGGCCGGATACGACAGCGCGTACACCTTCGCCTTCTCGCCCCGCACCGGGACCGAGGCGGCGGCGCTCACCGACCGCTTCGTGGCGCCCGACGTGGTGGCCGAGCGCTTCGAGCGGCTGAAGGTGGTAGTGGAGCGCTCGGCGCTGGCCCGCCACCAGGCCCGAGTGGGCCGGATCGAGGAGGTCGTCGTCGAAGGCCCCAGCCGCAAGGACGCCAGCGTCCTCACCGGTCGCACGCGCCAGAACAAGCTCGTGCACTTCGCATCCTCCGGGCCCCTCGGCGCGGGCACGTTCGCCACCGTCCGGGTCACCGGTGCCGCGCCCCACCATCTGACGGGCGACCTGGTCGAGGTCACCGCCCGTCCCCGCCACCGCATCCGCATCCCCGTGAGCGCCGGCGAGTGA